A stretch of Myroides oncorhynchi DNA encodes these proteins:
- a CDS encoding HipA domain-containing protein: MISRCLYCYQVLETNASQEYHDKCAIKFFGSKIAPILPYAMNEMDRLAKEVVQRSVTVPGVQPKLSMGIVKDALGDKTSGRMTILDALEGLYILKPQNEQFYQMPENEHLSMRLAELFTISVVPSSLIRLASGELCYLTKRIDRSKSNSKIHMIDFLQILELEHKYLGTMEQVGKTIGDLSAHTLLDKFRFFELAVFNFIIGNNDMHLKNFSMILSNNDWLLAPGYDLINVKLILPKDDEDTALMLGGKKKNHDKSYFERFGTVLQLNEKQINSVFTRIKKWLPKAEKLIKESFLSAQLKQDYLIGIIERIKRLE, translated from the coding sequence ATGATAAGTAGATGTCTATATTGTTATCAAGTTCTAGAGACTAATGCCTCTCAAGAGTATCACGATAAATGTGCTATTAAATTCTTTGGTTCTAAAATAGCTCCAATATTGCCTTACGCAATGAATGAAATGGATAGACTTGCTAAAGAAGTAGTTCAACGCTCTGTAACTGTACCTGGTGTTCAACCTAAGCTTTCTATGGGAATAGTCAAGGATGCTTTAGGTGATAAGACTTCAGGAAGAATGACTATTTTAGATGCTTTGGAAGGATTGTATATTTTGAAACCACAGAATGAACAATTTTATCAGATGCCAGAGAATGAACATTTGTCTATGAGATTAGCTGAGTTGTTTACTATCTCAGTTGTACCATCTTCACTTATACGTTTAGCATCTGGGGAATTATGCTATTTAACTAAGCGAATCGACCGTTCTAAATCTAATTCTAAAATTCATATGATTGACTTTTTGCAAATTTTAGAATTAGAGCATAAATATCTTGGAACTATGGAACAAGTAGGAAAAACAATAGGGGACTTATCTGCTCATACTTTATTAGATAAGTTTCGTTTTTTTGAGTTGGCAGTATTTAATTTTATCATTGGTAATAATGATATGCATCTAAAGAACTTCTCCATGATTCTTTCTAATAATGATTGGTTATTAGCTCCAGGATATGATTTAATCAATGTAAAGTTGATTTTACCTAAAGATGATGAGGATACAGCATTGATGTTAGGAGGAAAAAAGAAGAATCATGACAAAAGCTATTTTGAGCGTTTTGGTACTGTTCTGCAACTTAACGAAAAGCAAATTAATTCTGTCTTTACTCGAATAAAAAAGTGGCTTCCTAAAGCTGAAAAATTAATAAAAGAATCTTTCTTATCAGCACAATTAAAACAAGATTACTTAATAGGAATAATAGAAAGAATAAAGCGATTAGAATAA
- a CDS encoding acyl-[acyl-carrier-protein] thioesterase: protein MPISPNFTSIFTQSFDVDYFDCDINAQLKTVDLCKMIQMASSNHAIHGGISFWDLQEANQSWVVYKFRVEIARYPKWQERIDISTWIETLDGIRSVRNFEVHSNGELLASASSMWVIMNTVKRRPEVMAIPHDHFTLHKDKKSIKGEFVTFDKNIETKHLVSDTVRYSDLDMVNHVTNIKYLEWVIDALKVSDTSSKDITLVDMHFQKELRFNQAYNILQSIENQDHFLIKTEDGNISFQCVVE, encoded by the coding sequence ATGCCTATATCCCCAAACTTTACTTCTATATTCACTCAGAGTTTCGATGTTGATTACTTCGACTGTGATATCAATGCACAGCTTAAGACAGTTGACTTGTGTAAGATGATACAGATGGCATCTTCTAATCACGCAATTCATGGAGGCATAAGCTTTTGGGATTTACAAGAGGCAAATCAGTCTTGGGTAGTGTATAAATTTAGAGTAGAGATCGCTAGGTATCCTAAATGGCAAGAACGCATTGACATTAGTACGTGGATAGAAACACTAGACGGTATTCGCTCTGTACGTAACTTCGAAGTGCACAGTAATGGAGAACTTTTAGCTAGCGCTAGTTCGATGTGGGTGATTATGAATACTGTAAAACGCCGTCCTGAAGTGATGGCTATACCACATGATCATTTTACTTTGCATAAGGATAAGAAAAGTATTAAGGGAGAGTTTGTCACCTTTGATAAGAATATCGAGACAAAACACCTAGTAAGTGATACGGTGAGATATTCTGATTTAGATATGGTGAATCACGTGACTAACATCAAATACCTTGAGTGGGTTATCGATGCCTTAAAAGTATCTGATACCTCTTCTAAAGACATCACTTTAGTAGATATGCACTTCCAGAAGGAGCTTCGCTTTAATCAAGCATATAACATCTTACAATCAATAGAGAATCAAGATCACTTCCTAATCAAGACAGAGGACGGTAATATTAGTTTTCAGTGTGTGGTGGAGTAA
- a CDS encoding multidrug effflux MFS transporter has translation MNKLTKTQFIVVIILSLLSALEPFSIDLYLPGFLKISQTFNTDLKNVQLSLSFFLGGFAVGQLFWGIISDRYGRKLPTIVSLILFILASIACIYAETIEQFWTARFFQAFAGCAGVVIARAVVNEYYSADQSMNVFSLLAIIAGVAPIVGPVAGNFLISHFVWQSTFVTLVILGLICLIAVFLFLPETRIVTVKQKVNLMADFKEIVKNNIFVKYTLIGSLTYSILMIYLANAPYLIMEYGGMSSDMFSGIFAFNAIGLILGAWLANSVLSRWWTVEQTIKYTIYFGLVWTAGFSVMCLLKEPIETLLVPLFFIVLTLGVLFPTTTKLALAPFTTNSGSASALLGTLQLLLTFIISAVTNLIPADIMILTACSLLACHLLYLGCYLIKEKQATI, from the coding sequence ATGAATAAGTTAACAAAAACTCAGTTTATAGTGGTGATTATCTTATCACTGCTATCTGCCCTAGAGCCCTTCAGTATAGATTTATACTTGCCAGGGTTCTTAAAGATCTCACAGACCTTTAATACCGATCTTAAAAATGTACAGCTATCCCTTTCTTTCTTTTTAGGAGGATTTGCAGTAGGTCAATTATTTTGGGGAATTATCTCTGATCGCTATGGACGTAAGTTACCGACTATCGTCTCCCTGATTCTCTTTATCCTTGCTTCTATAGCATGTATCTATGCAGAGACAATAGAACAGTTTTGGACAGCGCGTTTCTTCCAAGCCTTTGCAGGATGTGCAGGAGTTGTAATCGCACGTGCGGTAGTTAATGAGTATTACTCAGCAGATCAGAGTATGAACGTGTTCTCACTATTGGCAATCATTGCAGGAGTAGCTCCTATCGTTGGTCCTGTAGCAGGTAACTTCCTTATCAGTCATTTTGTGTGGCAATCTACCTTCGTAACATTAGTGATATTAGGATTAATCTGCTTAATAGCAGTGTTCCTCTTCTTACCCGAAACACGCATAGTTACTGTTAAACAAAAGGTCAACCTAATGGCTGACTTTAAAGAGATAGTTAAGAACAACATCTTTGTCAAATATACCCTTATCGGAAGTTTAACTTACAGTATTCTGATGATATACTTAGCCAATGCCCCTTACCTTATTATGGAGTATGGTGGAATGTCTTCAGATATGTTTAGCGGTATATTTGCCTTTAACGCCATCGGGTTAATCTTAGGTGCATGGTTAGCTAACTCTGTTTTATCGCGCTGGTGGACCGTGGAACAAACCATTAAATATACTATCTACTTTGGACTAGTATGGACAGCAGGTTTTTCGGTGATGTGTTTACTAAAAGAGCCAATAGAGACACTATTAGTACCGCTATTCTTTATCGTGCTAACACTAGGGGTGTTATTCCCTACGACAACTAAGCTTGCCTTAGCGCCATTCACAACGAATAGTGGATCAGCATCTGCCCTATTGGGTACGTTACAGTTATTATTGACCTTTATTATCTCAGCAGTAACCAACCTTATCCCTGCGGATATTATGATACTAACAGCCTGCTCACTACTAGCGTGCCACCTATTATACTTGGGATGCTACCTAATCAAAGAGAAACAAGCTACTATATAA
- a CDS encoding DUF6796 family protein, with product MNYSTKIKWSFISSIIASILWVIGDVFVAGFDVNPADYPLFSQTYANELDVNLAVLMLEGSTDRLMFGGLIASMSAFLFLPGVWLACQYFKDQTKPYTWITYFILVISVVLMPLGHSDFYYSGELFKAIYHTDPVAHPYLLEMSRGFTKVLYIAWGTAIIVLLAGWLMFSILVFMNKTKLPRWAGLLSPVFLTIFQMPIRMALPQSELRGYLISAGFNLSYLIFFILILVLFRKQLQQEDK from the coding sequence ATGAATTATTCAACTAAGATCAAGTGGTCTTTTATTTCAAGTATTATAGCATCGATTCTATGGGTTATCGGAGATGTTTTTGTCGCAGGTTTTGACGTGAATCCCGCGGATTATCCCTTGTTTTCACAGACGTATGCTAATGAGTTAGACGTTAATCTAGCTGTATTAATGTTAGAGGGCTCTACGGATCGTCTGATGTTCGGAGGGCTTATCGCTTCTATGTCAGCGTTCTTATTCTTACCAGGAGTATGGCTAGCATGTCAGTATTTTAAAGACCAGACTAAGCCTTATACGTGGATTACCTACTTTATCTTAGTGATTAGTGTGGTATTAATGCCATTAGGTCATTCAGATTTTTATTACAGTGGAGAGTTGTTTAAAGCGATCTATCATACAGATCCAGTAGCACATCCTTATCTGTTAGAAATGTCTAGAGGCTTTACAAAGGTATTGTACATCGCTTGGGGAACAGCTATTATAGTTTTATTAGCAGGGTGGCTGATGTTCTCTATCCTTGTGTTTATGAATAAGACAAAGCTACCTAGATGGGCAGGGTTATTATCTCCTGTGTTCTTAACGATATTTCAGATGCCGATAAGAATGGCATTACCACAATCAGAACTTAGGGGTTATCTGATCTCAGCAGGGTTTAACCTATCTTATTTAATCTTCTTTATTTTAATACTAGTATTGTTTAGGAAACAACTACAACAAGAAGATAAGTAA
- a CDS encoding helix-turn-helix domain-containing protein encodes MRKSLAGFVKEQRKNTGLTQEEFAERAGVAVTVIRKIEQGKENLSLSKVNQVLLMFGHTLAPVNNSEL; translated from the coding sequence ATGAGAAAATCATTAGCAGGCTTTGTTAAAGAACAACGCAAAAATACAGGACTTACTCAAGAAGAGTTTGCAGAACGAGCAGGTGTAGCCGTAACTGTTATTCGAAAAATAGAACAAGGCAAAGAGAATCTTAGTTTGTCTAAGGTAAATCAAGTATTGTTAATGTTTGGACATACTTTAGCTCCAGTAAATAATAGTGAATTATGA
- a CDS encoding DUF6268 family outer membrane beta-barrel protein encodes MWSQEKFKSEFKVDYVPFSNYVRPIDSVKTPSKSDFRRAEVNIEIPLSMRMDKRNKPRVWSVIVQGAYAKMEHKLYDEDLFPEELLNAQVGVKHFRSISDSWSVLFMGTVGIYTDMNTINEQAILGQGGVFFIKHFNKKVSLGVGPVLTNSFGVPMVLPGIYFNWQTYGDFFLKVAFPQGMELGYKLTNTVDLKAAIDLQGMTAVIKQDDKDMLLGFQQVVAGFRPEFKFSNNITLSLTAGSSLVRSFSYNERKIKNIFKEKKVADPKFTSTFYAAVKLKWSL; translated from the coding sequence ATGTGGTCACAAGAGAAGTTTAAAAGTGAGTTTAAGGTTGATTATGTCCCTTTTTCTAATTATGTAAGACCTATAGATAGTGTGAAGACACCTTCTAAAAGTGATTTTAGACGAGCAGAGGTTAATATAGAAATTCCTCTATCTATGCGTATGGATAAGAGAAATAAACCGCGTGTATGGTCTGTAATAGTACAAGGGGCTTATGCCAAAATGGAACATAAACTATATGATGAAGATCTGTTTCCAGAAGAGCTTCTAAATGCACAAGTAGGAGTAAAGCACTTTAGATCTATCAGTGATTCATGGTCTGTTTTATTTATGGGAACTGTTGGAATTTACACCGATATGAACACCATTAATGAGCAAGCTATTTTAGGACAAGGAGGTGTTTTCTTTATTAAGCACTTTAATAAAAAAGTATCTTTAGGAGTAGGGCCAGTACTAACAAATAGTTTTGGTGTGCCAATGGTTTTACCAGGTATTTACTTTAATTGGCAGACCTATGGAGACTTTTTCTTAAAAGTAGCTTTTCCTCAGGGGATGGAGTTAGGATATAAGCTAACAAATACAGTAGATCTAAAAGCAGCAATAGACTTACAGGGAATGACCGCGGTGATAAAGCAAGATGATAAAGATATGTTACTTGGATTTCAACAGGTCGTAGCCGGGTTTAGACCTGAGTTTAAGTTTAGCAATAATATCACTTTATCACTAACAGCAGGAAGCTCTCTTGTGCGTTCCTTTTCTTATAACGAGCGAAAAATAAAGAATATCTTTAAAGAGAAGAAAGTAGCTGACCCTAAGTTTACCTCTACATTTTATGCAGCAGTAAAGTTAAAGTGGAGTCTATAG
- a CDS encoding helix-turn-helix domain-containing protein, with amino-acid sequence MSKQQVVKVQQFDKDVPIEFFKLEDNIELFNFDYHYQCNFYQIYWFTKTQNSSQLVDFESYNIADDQIWVIYPGQMHNIDPTGIKGYFLSVNKDYFNRIIAQEFKQQKFRLNPPLWFELSKDKKALFNAIMILFEQEWNTPKRTVVLEKYLSIYITHIQDLKELSQDNPLMDTRVLKLLELVEEHYTKPYPTSFYAEKIALSVKRMNELVVKSTEMTLNQHIQNRLLLEAKRLIGFSDLNIQEISAELGYSEVNYFNRFFKKQTGMTPLGFRANVKKVQ; translated from the coding sequence ATGTCTAAGCAGCAGGTCGTAAAAGTGCAACAATTCGATAAAGATGTACCTATTGAATTCTTTAAGTTAGAAGACAATATTGAACTTTTTAACTTTGATTATCATTACCAATGTAACTTTTACCAAATCTATTGGTTTACCAAGACGCAAAACAGTTCTCAGTTAGTTGACTTTGAGTCTTATAACATAGCAGATGATCAAATATGGGTAATCTACCCTGGACAGATGCATAATATCGATCCTACGGGTATTAAGGGGTACTTTCTATCTGTGAATAAAGACTACTTTAACCGTATTATTGCCCAGGAGTTTAAACAGCAAAAGTTTCGCTTAAACCCTCCTTTGTGGTTTGAGTTATCTAAGGATAAGAAAGCTTTATTTAATGCCATAATGATCCTCTTCGAACAAGAGTGGAATACTCCGAAACGCACTGTGGTATTAGAGAAATACCTCAGTATCTACATTACCCATATCCAAGATTTAAAGGAGCTATCTCAGGATAATCCGCTAATGGATACTAGAGTATTAAAGCTATTAGAACTTGTAGAGGAACATTATACCAAGCCTTATCCCACTTCTTTTTACGCAGAAAAAATAGCCTTATCGGTCAAGAGAATGAATGAATTAGTGGTCAAATCAACCGAAATGACACTTAATCAACACATTCAAAATAGACTACTGTTAGAAGCCAAGAGGTTAATAGGCTTCTCTGACTTGAATATCCAAGAGATATCAGCAGAGCTAGGCTATAGTGAGGTGAATTACTTTAACCGCTTCTTTAAAAAGCAGACAGGTATGACTCCACTTGGTTTTAGAGCAAATGTGAAAAAAGTCCAATAA
- a CDS encoding LytR/AlgR family response regulator transcription factor produces the protein MQILSDKKSYQLKCLVIDDEPLARRAIVDYINKIDFLVASNSCASALEAQELLTLEDYDILFLDINMPYLSGIDFVESINNPPMIIFTTAYSEHALEGYRLQVVDYLLKPIAFKRFYQAALKAKELHTLKHQTKLEEVSIGDHSVYIKHDDSFVKILWTDILYIEAMQNYLKIHIAQKSFVIHQTMVAIEELLPKEHFFRIHKSYLINVNHICSISGSRVLINNTQLPIARLRKETLLKDVIYKNLLSK, from the coding sequence ATGCAAATACTATCTGATAAAAAATCATACCAATTAAAATGTTTGGTTATAGACGACGAGCCTTTAGCTAGAAGAGCTATTGTCGATTATATTAATAAAATAGATTTCCTTGTGGCCTCTAACTCTTGCGCTTCTGCATTAGAGGCACAGGAATTGCTAACTCTTGAAGATTATGATATCCTGTTCTTAGATATCAATATGCCTTACTTATCCGGTATTGACTTTGTAGAGTCTATTAATAATCCTCCTATGATTATCTTCACCACAGCGTATTCAGAACATGCATTAGAGGGATATCGATTGCAAGTCGTAGATTATCTATTAAAGCCAATCGCTTTTAAGCGTTTTTATCAAGCTGCACTAAAGGCGAAAGAGCTACACACTCTAAAACATCAAACTAAGCTAGAAGAAGTAAGTATAGGAGATCACTCTGTCTATATCAAACACGATGATAGTTTTGTAAAAATACTCTGGACAGATATTCTATATATTGAAGCGATGCAGAACTACCTCAAAATACATATTGCTCAGAAGAGTTTTGTCATTCATCAGACCATGGTAGCGATAGAAGAATTACTTCCTAAAGAACATTTTTTTAGAATACACAAATCTTATTTGATTAATGTGAATCACATCTGCTCTATCTCTGGAAGTAGAGTTCTTATTAATAATACACAACTTCCTATAGCTCGTCTTAGAAAAGAAACATTGCTAAAAGATGTTATTTATAAAAACTTACTAAGCAAATAA
- a CDS encoding helix-turn-helix domain-containing protein, whose translation MNLRLYDIEHQLTIVDKDYSSSYFDTTLHPVKENITHIDSFLGQGYYKEIYFDGVHIGIGDAILARPLEVGFESNFETIEMHFSLKGKNTASTSNFDKDISFTPFSHNILYANALSGEMRWENEAFQLCEINLKPSFFKKFLPQDNHLFDTFRNAIEKGSSSLLHPNNQNITHQMYVIVEQIILCQRKGLFKKMFLEAKIIELLLLQLEQFQSDSPYSTTLNKRDIDKIYAVRDFILDNLNSTHSLVDLAHLVGTNDFILKKGFKELFGTTVFSFWADQKMEYAKGLLGDKELNITEISDLIGYKNPRHFSSAFKKKYGVSPSGWMK comes from the coding sequence ATGAATTTAAGATTATATGATATAGAACATCAATTGACGATAGTGGATAAAGATTATTCCTCTTCTTATTTTGATACGACACTACACCCTGTTAAGGAGAATATCACCCATATAGATTCTTTCTTAGGGCAGGGTTACTATAAGGAGATATACTTTGACGGTGTTCATATCGGCATTGGGGATGCTATATTAGCTCGCCCTTTAGAAGTAGGTTTTGAGAGTAACTTCGAGACTATCGAAATGCATTTTAGCCTAAAAGGAAAGAACACAGCTAGTACTTCTAACTTTGATAAAGACATTAGCTTTACTCCTTTCTCTCATAACATCTTATATGCCAATGCCCTTTCAGGTGAAATGCGATGGGAGAATGAAGCATTCCAACTATGTGAAATAAACCTAAAGCCTTCTTTCTTCAAGAAGTTCTTACCTCAAGATAATCATCTCTTTGACACATTTAGAAACGCAATAGAGAAAGGTTCTTCTAGCTTACTGCATCCTAATAATCAAAACATTACCCACCAGATGTATGTAATCGTAGAACAAATCATCCTCTGTCAGCGCAAAGGCCTGTTTAAAAAAATGTTCTTAGAAGCTAAAATTATTGAACTCCTTTTACTACAATTAGAACAATTCCAGTCAGACTCACCTTACTCTACTACGTTAAACAAAAGAGATATAGATAAGATATATGCGGTTAGAGATTTTATCTTAGACAATCTAAATAGCACACATTCACTAGTTGACCTAGCGCACTTAGTTGGCACGAATGACTTTATCCTTAAAAAAGGGTTTAAAGAATTATTCGGAACTACTGTATTCTCTTTTTGGGCTGATCAGAAAATGGAATATGCTAAAGGGTTATTAGGAGATAAAGAGCTTAATATCACAGAGATTTCAGACCTTATCGGCTATAAGAACCCACGTCACTTCTCCTCTGCTTTTAAGAAGAAATATGGTGTATCTCCTAGTGGGTGGATGAAGTAA
- the miaA gene encoding tRNA (adenosine(37)-N6)-dimethylallyltransferase MiaA translates to MSTKNNNYLIVVIGPTAIGKTALGIKIAQHFNTHIISCDSRQFYKEMAIGTAVPSGEELAAAPHHFIQNISIHDTYSVGDFERDALAKLDELFKENPVQVMVGGSGLFVNAILNGLDDFPDVDPSVREQLNKDLEEKGLPYLQNMLRELDPIHYEKVAIDNPQRVTRALEICIGTGKPYSSFLNIKQHSRNFTPIVIGLEADREKMYERINMRVDIMMDKGLLQEAEDLYPHRENNALQTVGYRELFSYFDKEYSLDFALEEIKKNTRRFAKRQITWFKRTPDVMWFDYLTDEEQIIDSIRNIVGA, encoded by the coding sequence ATGTCTACGAAAAATAACAATTATCTTATCGTTGTGATTGGGCCTACTGCTATTGGTAAAACAGCATTGGGAATCAAAATAGCACAACATTTTAATACGCATATCATATCATGTGATAGTCGCCAGTTCTACAAAGAAATGGCTATCGGAACAGCTGTACCTTCTGGCGAAGAACTAGCAGCAGCTCCACATCACTTTATTCAGAATATCAGTATTCACGATACATACTCAGTAGGAGACTTCGAAAGAGATGCGCTAGCTAAGCTAGACGAGCTCTTTAAAGAGAATCCCGTGCAAGTAATGGTTGGTGGATCAGGATTATTTGTCAATGCTATCCTGAATGGCTTAGATGACTTCCCTGATGTAGATCCAAGTGTAAGAGAACAACTTAATAAAGACTTAGAAGAAAAAGGCCTTCCTTATTTGCAAAATATGCTAAGGGAGTTAGACCCTATCCACTATGAGAAAGTAGCAATAGATAATCCACAAAGGGTTACTAGAGCCCTTGAAATCTGTATCGGTACGGGTAAGCCCTACTCTAGCTTCTTAAATATCAAGCAACACTCTCGCAACTTCACTCCTATCGTTATCGGGCTTGAAGCAGACAGAGAGAAGATGTATGAGCGCATCAATATGCGTGTGGATATTATGATGGATAAAGGTCTACTACAAGAAGCAGAAGACTTATACCCACATCGTGAGAATAATGCACTACAAACGGTTGGATATCGTGAGTTATTTTCGTATTTTGACAAAGAATATTCGCTAGACTTCGCTTTAGAGGAAATAAAGAAAAATACACGCCGCTTCGCTAAGCGCCAAATCACATGGTTTAAACGTACCCCTGATGTGATGTGGTTTGACTACCTGACTGATGAAGAGCAAATCATAGATTCAATTAGGAATATCGTAGGGGCGTAA
- a CDS encoding HipA N-terminal domain-containing protein, producing MRQALIKYNNVEAGYLTETDQGEYHFEYAKAYIEQYPNQFVTFQMPVIKQIYRSKRLFPFFDGLIPEGWLLDIASNSWKINKSDRMGLLLACCQNCIGAVSVHPLNYTDDK from the coding sequence ATGAGACAAGCTTTAATTAAATACAACAATGTAGAGGCGGGTTATCTAACTGAAACAGACCAAGGGGAGTATCATTTTGAATATGCTAAGGCTTACATTGAGCAGTATCCTAATCAATTTGTTACTTTTCAAATGCCAGTTATAAAACAAATATATCGTAGTAAACGTCTTTTTCCTTTTTTTGATGGCTTGATTCCAGAAGGATGGTTATTAGATATTGCATCTAATAGTTGGAAGATTAACAAGTCTGATCGAATGGGGTTATTATTAGCTTGCTGTCAAAATTGTATTGGTGCTGTGAGTGTTCATCCTTTAAATTATACAGATGATAAGTAG
- a CDS encoding ion transporter, with amino-acid sequence MRRRLKNKWDILKQKIYIIIYGSNTFAGKLFDIALLGVIIMSVLLVMLESIESYDLKHHKGLVVCEWIITIFFSIEYTLRIICNKKPLKYIFSFYGIVDLISILPMYLSFFIPGSRILTVVRALRLLRLFGILNLVPYLGQQSHLKLALKSSRTKIIVFVYFVIVMSILLGALMYVIESKESGFTSIPRSIYWCIVTLTTVGYGDIAPQTPLGQMIASFIMIMGYGIIAVPTGIVTAEFSNIKRNRLDAKRRRHCSSCTTTIYDEDANYCYNCGQKLGDVYEK; translated from the coding sequence GTGAGACGCAGATTAAAAAATAAATGGGACATATTAAAGCAAAAGATTTATATCATTATTTATGGTTCTAATACTTTTGCGGGAAAGCTATTTGACATTGCCCTATTAGGAGTAATCATCATGAGTGTGCTTCTGGTGATGCTAGAGTCCATAGAGAGTTATGATCTTAAACATCACAAAGGATTAGTAGTCTGTGAGTGGATTATCACTATCTTTTTCTCTATAGAATACACACTGCGAATAATATGTAATAAGAAACCCTTAAAGTATATCTTTAGCTTTTATGGTATAGTAGATTTAATCTCTATTCTACCGATGTACTTATCGTTCTTTATACCTGGTTCACGTATTCTTACTGTGGTAAGAGCACTTCGTTTGTTGCGTTTATTCGGTATCTTAAATCTAGTTCCGTATTTAGGTCAACAGTCCCATTTAAAACTCGCTTTAAAGTCTAGTAGAACTAAGATTATTGTATTTGTTTACTTCGTTATTGTCATGTCTATTTTGCTAGGAGCATTAATGTATGTGATCGAAAGTAAAGAAAGTGGTTTTACTAGTATTCCAAGGAGTATCTATTGGTGTATTGTAACCCTTACTACCGTTGGATATGGAGATATAGCCCCACAAACGCCACTAGGACAAATGATAGCTTCTTTTATTATGATTATGGGGTACGGTATTATCGCTGTACCTACGGGTATTGTGACAGCTGAGTTCTCTAATATCAAACGCAATCGATTAGATGCAAAAAGAAGAAGACACTGTAGCTCATGTACTACCACAATATACGATGAGGATGCAAACTACTGCTATAACTGTGGTCAAAAATTAGGAGATGTCTACGAAAAATAA
- a CDS encoding sensor histidine kinase, whose protein sequence is MNTNIHKRLFFIIFWSILTFSVWPYIHFNDDPLLWLVHTAVVMSLFFIIAHFLSDIALPKALKEGKMKQFLVVFFIGTLLLTVLIALCFTLFPYLMNDIEVLKNTNVDTWEELYVAKLLSSLPSAMAINTTTCGIRFYQEHNKVEQINAKLKQEHLEAQIKLLQDQINPHLMFNILNHIHILMQSNVELASTVLLKFSDILRYQLYECNHKMVFLHQEVQYLQHLVAIEQIRWQDELNVQCKWDIQNKQIQIAPLLLVPLIENAFKHVSRLPHTKGYIIIRCSEDKNILNLDIENSYSDKYKIEKQQGGIGIANVTERLNMQYPNKHLFKIEQTENKFTVSLQINLTDANTI, encoded by the coding sequence ATGAACACCAATATACATAAGCGCTTATTCTTCATTATCTTTTGGTCAATACTGACTTTTTCGGTATGGCCTTATATACACTTTAATGATGATCCTTTACTATGGTTAGTACATACTGCTGTAGTGATGTCGCTCTTCTTTATTATTGCTCACTTTTTAAGTGATATTGCCTTGCCAAAGGCGTTAAAAGAGGGCAAGATGAAGCAGTTCTTAGTCGTATTCTTTATTGGCACGTTACTATTAACTGTGTTAATTGCTCTGTGCTTTACACTATTTCCCTACTTAATGAATGACATAGAGGTTCTTAAAAATACGAATGTAGATACATGGGAAGAGTTATATGTCGCTAAGTTACTTAGTTCTTTACCATCAGCGATGGCTATTAACACAACGACTTGTGGAATTAGATTCTATCAAGAGCACAATAAAGTAGAACAGATAAATGCCAAGCTTAAGCAAGAACACTTAGAAGCTCAAATAAAGCTATTGCAAGATCAGATTAATCCTCATCTGATGTTTAATATCCTAAATCACATACACATTCTCATGCAATCTAATGTGGAATTAGCTTCCACTGTATTATTAAAATTCTCAGATATACTGCGTTATCAACTATATGAATGCAATCATAAGATGGTATTCTTACACCAAGAAGTACAATATCTACAACATCTAGTGGCTATAGAACAAATACGATGGCAAGACGAACTGAACGTCCAATGTAAATGGGATATACAAAACAAACAAATACAAATAGCTCCTCTTCTTCTTGTACCTTTAATAGAAAATGCTTTTAAGCACGTATCAAGATTACCCCATACTAAAGGGTATATCATAATTAGATGTTCAGAAGATAAGAATATACTAAACTTGGATATCGAAAATTCCTATAGTGATAAATATAAAATAGAGAAACAACAAGGAGGCATTGGTATAGCGAATGTGACAGAGCGACTAAATATGCAATATCCCAATAAACACCTGTTTAAAATAGAGCAAACAGAAAACAAATTTACTGTATCACTGCAAATTAACTTAACCGATGCAAATACTATCTGA